The Microcoleus sp. AS-A8 genome window below encodes:
- a CDS encoding TMEM143 family protein encodes MASYEDREAFIPYRRTDLIELCLEDGQLDSAEAQKFREFCSIIAAYYHFQFHGYLESLKDNYALFDPDADTKSRTETTPQERGVMQSILVADFKNILERANYVPLSQDNLQQAFEARSLIELKTHVDFNDFEQMICYCRGDIYKSVWVKKFFRKRKKKINVFERVALLIKFKEESYFVAKKAKPDKLNFTPGKMYVYLYKNIPKFDIEFLFPNVKTSMTWKDRLLFGIPAIGAAIPLILKVFPQLLLVIGVILLVTVGPEHLKQLTPSKEEARNIMPVLVAILSLSLTLGGFAFKQYTSYKSKQIKFQKNVTETLFFRNLASNVRVFQSLIDAAEEEECKEIILVFYHLLTSKTPLTPEQLDNRIEVWMDEKFGTQIDFDIHGPLHNLEVIRGKIVQDGSGSMNTPDVAILTRDSQGYCHLLSLDDALAVIDYVWDKAFLYSL; translated from the coding sequence ATGGCTTCATATGAAGACAGGGAAGCATTTATCCCCTATCGACGCACAGACCTTATTGAACTTTGCCTAGAAGATGGTCAGTTGGATTCCGCAGAAGCTCAAAAGTTTCGAGAATTCTGCTCCATTATTGCTGCCTATTACCATTTTCAGTTTCATGGGTATCTAGAAAGCTTAAAAGATAACTATGCTCTTTTTGATCCGGACGCTGATACCAAGTCTCGAACTGAAACCACTCCCCAAGAGCGGGGGGTTATGCAATCCATTCTTGTTGCCGACTTTAAGAATATTTTAGAAAGAGCAAATTATGTTCCTCTATCACAAGATAACTTACAACAAGCCTTTGAAGCAAGGTCATTGATTGAACTTAAAACCCATGTCGATTTTAACGACTTCGAGCAGATGATCTGCTACTGCCGGGGCGATATTTATAAAAGTGTTTGGGTGAAGAAATTTTTCAGGAAGAGAAAAAAGAAAATTAATGTCTTTGAACGAGTAGCTTTGTTGATTAAATTTAAAGAAGAATCTTATTTTGTTGCCAAAAAAGCTAAGCCGGATAAGCTAAATTTTACGCCCGGTAAAATGTATGTTTACCTTTATAAAAACATTCCAAAATTTGATATAGAGTTCCTATTTCCCAATGTCAAAACTAGCATGACTTGGAAAGACCGCCTCTTGTTTGGGATTCCAGCGATTGGGGCAGCTATTCCGCTCATACTGAAAGTTTTCCCCCAACTATTACTAGTTATCGGTGTTATTCTCTTGGTCACTGTCGGCCCTGAACATTTAAAACAATTGACGCCCAGCAAGGAAGAAGCGCGGAATATTATGCCTGTGCTGGTGGCTATATTATCCCTATCACTCACCTTAGGCGGATTCGCATTCAAGCAATACACGAGTTACAAGAGTAAGCAGATTAAATTTCAAAAAAATGTAACTGAAACTCTCTTTTTTAGGAATCTAGCCAGTAATGTTCGCGTTTTTCAGTCTTTAATTGATGCGGCTGAAGAGGAAGAGTGTAAGGAAATTATCCTTGTGTTCTATCACCTGCTAACCAGCAAGACACCTCTTACCCCCGAGCAGTTGGATAACCGAATTGAGGTATGGATGGATGAGAAATTTGGCACCCAAATTGACTTTGATATTCATGGCCCCCTGCACAATTTGGAAGTGATACGTGGCAAGATTGTTCAGGATGGCTCCGGGTCAATGAATACACCCGATGTAGCGATACTCACCAGAGATTCTCAAGGCTATTGCCACCTTCTATCCTTAGATGATGCCTTAGCCGTGATCGATTACGTTTGGGACAAGGCTTTTCTCTATAGCCTGTAA